In one window of Miscanthus floridulus cultivar M001 chromosome 12, ASM1932011v1, whole genome shotgun sequence DNA:
- the LOC136498329 gene encoding benzyl alcohol O-benzoyltransferase-like encodes MALGARRRLVHARHQVHEEAGRKLVVDCAAKGVMFAEADADLTADDFGDVKCPAFPCFEQFILESTNIAGVEPVVDHPLQRICHCVVDAPGAMQFEKAICEFTRRATEALPSVTPSWGREMFMARQPPRPSYPHLDGAHGAAAVRAVQDTGDPSAAGPHATPTSHTTGLPTPCPMTHGSRAVHGPRVIRAPAWMGVACEGLPGDPASWPRGQ; translated from the exons GTCCACGAGGAGGCAGGGAGGAAGCTCGTCGTCGACTGCGCCGCGAAGGGCGTCATGTTCGCCGAGGCCGACGCTGACCTCACCGCCGATGACTTCGGGGACGTCAAGTGCCCGGCGTTCCCGTGCTTCGAGCAGTTCATACTCGAGAGCACCAACATCGCCGGCGTCGAGCCCGTCGTCGACCACCCGTTGCAGCGGATCTGCCACTGCGTGGTGGATGCGCCGGGCGCCATGCAGTTTGAGAAGGCCATCTGCGAGTTCACGCGCAGGGCCACCGAGGCGCTGCCGTCGGTGACGCCGTCCTGGGGCAGGGAGATGTTCATGGCGCGTCAGCCGCCGCGGCCGTCGTACCCGCACCTCGATGGTGCTCACGGGGCGGCCGCTGTTCGCGCTGTCCAGGAC ACTGGGGATCCATCCGCAGCAGGCCCGCACGCCACACCAACCAGCCACACCACCGGGCTGCCCACCCCGTGCCCAATGACCCACGGGTCCCGTGCCGTCCATGGACCGCGCGTCATACGAGCCCCGGCGTGGATGGGCGTCGCGTGCGAGGGCCTGCCTGGAGACCCGGCAAGTTGGCCTCGGGGGCAGTGA